The proteins below are encoded in one region of Halalkalicoccus jeotgali B3:
- a CDS encoding heptaprenylglyceryl phosphate synthase, whose translation MNIDWASTSHMTEIDPTKPLPADIGILEETDLVIIGGSDGVTQTATDNVVQQVRGSFPDLPLVQEPYASAQISGETTASVDWIVVPVVFNGDRDHFVGNHVRMLSQLGSDLEALLGQDVSVMDVVEKLVPVGYVIQNTNSKAASIAGVSDSLSVAQVRGAALATEIFYDFPIFHVDYAGMFGGTADTTAAATYFEDTALLYSGGIDSAQKATDVLAAGADAIVVNECFHENVDAFTQTTRISPSQI comes from the coding sequence ATGAATATCGACTGGGCGTCGACCAGCCATATGACTGAAATTGACCCTACGAAGCCGCTCCCAGCAGATATTGGGATCTTAGAGGAGACAGATTTAGTGATTATTGGTGGTTCCGACGGTGTTACACAAACGGCCACAGACAACGTTGTTCAACAAGTAAGAGGGTCGTTTCCGGACCTACCACTCGTACAAGAGCCCTATGCATCAGCCCAAATATCGGGTGAGACGACTGCCAGTGTTGACTGGATCGTTGTACCGGTAGTCTTCAATGGTGATCGCGATCATTTCGTTGGGAATCATGTCCGAATGCTCTCACAACTCGGTTCTGATCTTGAAGCGTTGCTTGGGCAGGATGTCTCCGTTATGGACGTGGTCGAGAAGCTTGTCCCTGTAGGTTACGTGATCCAAAACACGAATTCGAAAGCAGCGTCTATCGCTGGAGTTTCTGACTCACTGTCAGTAGCACAAGTTCGGGGAGCAGCACTCGCAACTGAGATTTTTTATGATTTCCCGATATTTCATGTAGATTATGCAGGGATGTTTGGGGGAACAGCGGATACCACAGCTGCTGCCACCTATTTTGAAGATACTGCATTGTTATATAGTGGCGGAATAGATTCCGCACAAAAAGCAACAGATGTGCTGGCTGCCGGTGCTGATGCCATTGTTGTTAATGAATGCTTTCACGAAAATGTTGATGCATTCACCCAGACTACCCGGATATCACCATCTCAAATATAA
- a CDS encoding DUF4399 domain-containing protein, whose product MQEELPRRAFITSTAIGIAAIAGCTQSDSEGTNSDNSAPADDNETTTSEEPSVPEDANITLSVPTAADLDGLQSPLMAFFDAENFTVEPAGEPTDGAGHFHVMVDTSQVEPGETIPNDDQHLHFGDGAEHTVLDLEPGEHELTLQMGDGEHTALPLVDTQTVTVEERAAVSLDAPQDGDVVSTDETITFKPVVDNFVIEQAGELTQNAGHHHLLVNTDPVSTGTVIPSDDQHIHFGNGTEMPEIDASELGAGEYELIIQIANGVHEAYPLTTDPITITIEE is encoded by the coding sequence ATGCAAGAAGAACTTCCCCGACGAGCGTTTATTACGTCAACTGCTATTGGAATTGCTGCAATTGCTGGTTGCACACAGAGTGATTCAGAAGGGACGAACAGCGATAACTCTGCACCGGCCGACGACAACGAAACTACGACTTCCGAAGAGCCGTCCGTTCCTGAAGATGCAAATATTACTCTGTCGGTTCCTACAGCCGCCGATCTTGACGGCCTACAGTCTCCACTTATGGCGTTTTTCGATGCCGAGAACTTCACAGTAGAACCGGCGGGCGAACCCACCGATGGAGCAGGCCATTTCCACGTGATGGTTGATACAAGCCAAGTTGAACCGGGTGAAACGATTCCGAATGATGACCAGCACCTCCATTTCGGTGATGGTGCTGAACATACTGTATTAGATCTTGAGCCCGGCGAACACGAACTTACACTACAAATGGGTGATGGTGAGCACACGGCATTACCCTTGGTTGATACTCAGACTGTTACGGTCGAGGAGCGTGCTGCTGTGAGTTTGGATGCCCCCCAAGACGGTGATGTGGTTTCGACTGACGAGACAATTACCTTCAAACCAGTTGTCGACAATTTTGTCATTGAACAGGCGGGTGAACTCACACAGAATGCGGGCCACCATCATCTTCTCGTGAACACGGATCCTGTTAGCACTGGGACAGTTATTCCTTCTGATGATCAGCATATCCACTTCGGTAACGGAACAGAGATGCCAGAGATTGATGCAAGTGAATTAGGGGCCGGCGAATATGAACTTATCATCCAGATTGCAAATGGCGTTCATGAGGCATATCCGCTTACTACGGACCCAATAACCATTACAATCGAAGAATAA